From a region of the Solanum stenotomum isolate F172 chromosome 2, ASM1918654v1, whole genome shotgun sequence genome:
- the LOC125856686 gene encoding pentatricopeptide repeat-containing protein At2g39620: MSSLLCHQRLLSSCKDLTFLLQIHARIITSGFIFNISTTTHLINLYSSFKKCDFSRTLFYSTPSPPVILWNSMIRAYIRTNQHQEALKMYSSMLEEKGIHPDEYTFTFVLKACTGISDFEKGIKIHEEIVNRNLENDVFIGTGIIDMYSKMGDLESARKVFDKIPDKDVVVWNAMISGVAQSKEPVKAVDLFKKMQFVCQINPSSVTLLNLLPAVCKLVDMRVCRCIHGYVYRRVFPVSVYNALIDTYSKCNYSNVARRVFDELRGKDDVSWGTMMAGYAYNGNFYEVLELFDCMKRMGLKMSKVAAVSALLGAGEMGDLERGIEIHECSIQEMIDSDVMIATSLMTMYAKCGVLDKARDLFWGIGERDLVAWSAAIAAFSQSGYPQEAISLFRDMQNEYSQPSNVTLVSVIPACAELREVKLGKSVHCHAIKASMDSDISTGTALVSMYAKCNLFTSALYIFNKMPLTEVVTWNALINGYAQIGDCYNSLEMFCQLRLSGLYPDPGTMVGVLPACASLGDVRLGTCLHCQIIRHGFESDCHVKNALIDLYAKCGNLSLAEFMFNETEFSKDEVSWNTMIAGYMHNGLAKESLSAFHSMKFESFQPNVVTLVSILPAVSHLTHLREGKTIHAYIIKSGFQSHKLVGNSLIDMYAKCGQLDLSERIFEEMKNTDSVSWNALLTAYSMHGEGDCALSVFSLMEERDIKVDSISFLSVLSACRHSGLVEEGRKIFHCMRDKYHIEPDVEHYACLVDMLGRAGLFNEIMDLLNTMPMEPDGGVWGALLDASKMHSNIEIAEVALKHLVKIERGNPAHYVVLSSLYSQSGRWNDAVHTRVKMNEIGLRKNPGCSWVEVK, from the coding sequence ATGAGCTCACTTCTCTGCCACCAGCGGCTTCTCTCTTCCTGCAAAGACCTCACCTTTCTTCTCCAAATTCATGCTCGTATAATCACCTCAGGCTTTATTTTCAACATTTCCACCACAACCCATCTCATAAATTTATACTCTTCCttcaaaaaatgcgatttttcTCGCACCCTTTTCTATTCTACACCAAGTCCACCTGTAATTTTGTGGAATTCAATGATCAGAGCTTATATCAGAACAAATCAGCATCAAGAAGCTCTGAAAATGTACAGTTCAATGTTGGAAGAAAAGGGTATTCACCCGGATGAGTATACATTCACTTTTGTGCTGAAAGCTTGCACTGGAATATCTGATTTTGAAAAGGGTATCAAGATTCATGAAGAGATAGTGAATAGGAATCTTGAAAATGATGTCTTTATTGGGACTGGGATTATTGATATGTATAGTAAAATGGGTGATTTGGAGAGTGCAAGGAAGGTGTTTGATAAAATACCTGACAAGGATGTTGTAGTTTGGAATGCAATGATTTCTGGGGTTGCACAGAGTAAAGAGCCGGTTAAGGCTGTTGATCTTTTCAAGAAGATGCAATTTGTTTGTCAAATTAATCCTAGTTCAGTGACTTTATTGAATTTGCTTCCTGCAGTTTGTAAATTAGTGGATATGAGGGTGTGTAGGTGTATACATGGTTATGTGTATAGGAGAGTGTTTCCAGTTTCAGTTTATAATGCGTTGATCGATACGTACTCCAAATGTAATTATTCTAATGTTGCTCGTCGAGTTTTTGATGAGTTGAGGGGGAAAGATGATGTTTCATGGGGTACAATGATGGCAGGTTATGCATATAATGGGAACTTTTATGAAGTTTTGGAATTGTTTGATTGCATGAAGAGGATGGGCTTGAAGATGAGCAAAGTAGCAGCTGTAAGTGCATTGCTTGGTGCTGGTGAAATGGGCGATTTAGAGAGAGGGATAGAAATTCATGAATGTTCAATTCAAGAAATGATTGATTCTGATGTTATGATTGCTACTTCTTTGATGACAATGTATGCAAAGTGTGGAGTGCTAGACAAGGCTAGAGATCTGTTTTGGGGAATTGGGGAAAGAGATTTGGTTGCTTGGTCCGCAGCAATAGCTGCTTTCTCACAATCAGGATATCCTCAAGAGGCGATCTCTCTGTTTCGAGATATGCAGAATGAGTATTCACAGCCAAGCAATGTTACTCTGGTGAGCGTAATCCCAGCCTGTGCTGAGCTAAGGGAAGTGAAATTAGGAAAGAGTGTCCACTGTCATGCCATCAAAGCCAGTATGGATTCTGATATTTCAACGGGAACTGCCTTGGTTTCCATGTATGCTAAGTGCAACCTGTTTACTTCTGCACTTTATATTTTCAATAAGATGCCACTAACTGAGGTAGTGACATGGAATGCTCTAATTAACGGCTATGCCCAAATTGGTGACTGCTATAATTCATTAGAAATGTTTTGCCAATTAAGGTTATCTGGATTATACCCAGACCCTGGGACAATGGTTGGTGTACTTCCAGCTTGCGCCTCCCTTGGTGATGTACGCTTGGGGACGTGCCTTCATTGTCAAATTATCAGACACGGGTTTGAGTCAGACTGTCATGTGAAAAATGCTCTAATTGACTTGTATGCCAAATGTGGAAATTTATCTTTGGCTGAGTTCATGTTCAACGAAACTGAGTTCTCTAAGGATGAGGTGTCCTGGAACACAATGATTGCAGGATACATGCATAATGGACTTGCAAAAGAATCCCTTTCCGCATTCCATTCCATGAAATTTGAATCATTTCAGCCCAATGTGGTGACACTTGTGAGCATCCTGCCTGCGGTGTCACATTTGACACACTTGAGAGAGGGCAAGACTATACATGCCTACATAATCAAGAGTGGCTTTCAGTCCCATAAGCTTGTAGGGAATAGTCTTATCGATATGTATGCCAAATGTGGTCAACTTGACCTATCCGAGCGTATATTTGAGGAGATGAAGAACACTGACAGTGTTTCTTGGAATGCTTTACTTACAGCATATTCTATGCATGGGGAAGGTGATTGTGCTCTTTCTGTTTTCTCTCTAATGGAAGAGAGAGACATCAAAGTTGATTCTATATCCTTCCTTAGTGTCTTGTCTGCCTGCAGACATTCAGGCTTGGTAGAAGAAGGAAGGAAAATATTCCACTGCATGCGTGACAAATATCACATCGAACCAGATGTGGAACACTATGCCTGTCTGGTAGACATGTTAGGACGTGCTGGCTTGTTTAATGAAATTATGGATCTACTCAACACAATGCCTATGGAACCAGATGGTGGAGTTTGGGGGGCCTTGTTGGATGCATCTAAAATGCATTCTAATATTGAGATAGCAGAAGTTGCTTTGAAGCATCTTGTCAAAATTGAGCGAGGAAATCCAGCTCATTATGTGGTATTATCAAGTTTATATTCTCAATCTGGTAGGTGGAACGATGCAGTTCATACTAGagtaaaaatgaatgaaattggATTGAGAAAGAATCCAGGCTGTAGTTGGGTTGAGGTGAAGTAG
- the LOC125856745 gene encoding DNA-(apurinic or apyrimidinic site) endonuclease, chloroplastic encodes MIQSLKFGLYNFITSNSVGVILRKPKFQVLVSVNLTIMGSKKRPFSTSSATGKPNEQMSVAAEKGVSKENGGKSGEILVEGMETVEKMTVPQLRVKLRSLGIPSRGTKQELVASLKTFLDSKLDDAGSVAQEDKVSSEESLEVADNPSKKKSRKVPSKNRDQSDVASEVPTTRQTKKRVTKGQTKDTSFDIIVKQAEITQEMSIESNDIKGKKNVRAKRKVSSATASAHIGVSEAVVLSVNQDEPWTIFAHKKPKDGWIVYNPKTMRPPPLSKDTKHVKLLSWNVNGLRALLKLKNLCIQQLADREDFDVICLQETKLQEKDVEAIKESLHDYKNSFWTCSVSKLGYSGTAIISRIKPVSIKYGLGIPDHDTEGRLVTVEFDNFYLLCGYVPNSGDGLRRLTYRITEWDPSLGSYMKELEKSKPVVLTGDLNCAHEEIDIYNPAGNKRSAGFTEEERQSFETNFLNKGFVDTFRKQHPGVVGYTYWGYRHGGRKTNKGWRLDYFLVSECIADKVHDSYILPDVDGSDHSPIGLVLKL; translated from the exons ATGATACAATCTCTTAAGTTTGGTCTTTACAATTTCATCACTTCCAATAG TGTTGGAGTCATTTTAAGGAAACCCAAGTTTCAGGTTTTGGTTTCTGTGAATTTGACAATAATGGGATCTAAGAAAAGACCCTTTTCAACATCATCAGCTACTGGAAAACCAAATGAACAAATGAGTGTTGCAGCTGAAAAGGGTGTTTCAAAG GAAAATGGTGGCAAGAGTGGGGAGATTCTTGTGGAGGGTATGGAAACAGTAGAGAAAATGACTGTTCCTCAGCTCAGAGTAAAACTTAG GAGTCTTGGGATTCCTTCCAGAGGTACTAAGCAAGAACTTGTTGCTTCTTTGAAGACTTTCCTCGACAGCAAACTTGATG ATGCAGGATCTGTGGCACAGGAGGATAAAGTATCATCTGAGGAGAGTCTAGAAGTAGCAGATAACCCTTCAAAAAAGAAGTCTAGAAAAGTGCCAAGTAAGAATCGTGACCAAAGCGACGTTGCATCCGAGGTTCCTACTACTCGGCAGACGAAAAAACGAGTCACGAAAGGCCAGACCAAGGATACCAGTTTTGACATTATTGTTAAACAAGCTGAAATTACCCAAGAAATGTCCATTGAATCTAATGATATCAAAG GCAAGAAAAATGTACGAGCAAAGAGAAAAGTTTCATCGGCGACTGCTTCAGCACACATAGGAGTTTCTGAGGCTGTTGTTCTTTCTGTAAATCAAGATGAACCTTGGACTATTTTCGCTCACAAGAAGCCTAAAGATGGGTGGATTGTATACAATCCTAAAACAATGAGGCCACCTCCTCTTTCTAAGGATACTAAACATGTTAAGTTATTGTCTTGGAATGTCAATGGTCTGAGGGCTCTATTGAAGTTAAAGAATCTTTGCATACAGCAGCTTGCTGATAGAGAAGATTTTGATGTAATATGCCTACAGGAGACTAAACTTCAG GAGAAAGATGTTGAAGCGATCAAGGAAAGTCTCCATGACTATAAGAATAGCTTTTGGACGTGCAGTGTCTCTAAGCTTGGATATTCTGGTACCGCAATCATCTCACGG ATTAAACCAGTTTCTATCAAATATGGTCTCGGTATACCAGATCATGATACTGAAGGACGACTTGTCACGGTGGAATTTGATAACTTCTATTTACTGTGTGGATATGTTCCAAATTCTGGTGATGGACTACGCCGATTG ACATACAGAATTACAGAGTGGGATCCTTCTCTTGGCAGTTACATGAAA GAGCTAGAAAAGTCGAAACCTGTTGTTTTGACCGGTGATCTAAATTGTGCCCATGAGGAGATAGATATTTATAATCCTGCt GGAAATAAAAGAAGTGCAGGCTTTACTGAAGAAGAAAGACAGTCTTTCGAAACGAACTTTCTAAACAAGGGGTTTGTAGATACATTCAGGAAGCAGCATCCCGGTGTCGTTGGTTATACTTACTGGGGTTACCGCCATGGTGGACGTAAAACTAATAAAg GATGGCGGCTTGACTACTTCCTTGTCTCGGAATGCATTGCTGACAAGGTGCACGACTCATACATTCTCCCAGATGTAGATGGCAGTGATCACAGTCCCATTGGCCTTGTCCTGAAGCTGTAG